The proteins below are encoded in one region of Ignavibacteriota bacterium:
- a CDS encoding iron-sulfur cluster assembly accessory protein: MLTETGQEITLTEKAAAEIQSIMKDNNIPDTYGLRIGVKGGGCSGLSYSLGFDGEIRETDAVMELKGIKFVIDAKSLFYLGGTELDFSDGLNGRGFVFNNPNAVRTCGCGSSFGV, translated from the coding sequence ATGCTCACCGAAACCGGCCAGGAAATCACGCTGACTGAAAAGGCGGCTGCCGAGATCCAGTCGATCATGAAGGACAACAACATTCCCGACACCTACGGCCTGCGCATCGGCGTGAAGGGCGGCGGCTGTTCCGGGCTCTCGTACTCCCTCGGCTTCGATGGAGAAATCCGTGAGACCGATGCGGTGATGGAGTTGAAGGGGATCAAGTTCGTGATCGATGCCAAGAGCCTGTTCTATCTCGGCGGCACGGAACTCGATTTCTCCGACGGTCTGAACGGAAGGGGCTTTGTCTTCAACAATCCGAATGCGGTCCGTACCTGCGGGTGCGGGAGTTCCTTCGGGGTGTGA
- a CDS encoding superoxide dismutase, whose translation MAYEWKFNPRPYSDEEAKTLLKDVVSPETSDWHYNTHHKGYVTFLNKIEAALETADRSAANGNYSEIGELKRRLTWNHSGALLHDLYWNNLGGDGDPSKGPDVLKAIEENFGSFDAWKADFKAAAVAAKLSGWGLLVWDQLYSGRLLNVLVDEHQYGAIWGGIPLIACDVFEHAYYHKDGPGRAKYIDNFLANLHWGRINEQFLKFKTK comes from the coding sequence ATGGCGTACGAATGGAAGTTCAATCCCAGGCCCTACTCGGATGAAGAAGCGAAGACCCTGCTGAAGGATGTCGTCTCGCCCGAAACGTCGGACTGGCACTACAACACGCATCACAAAGGATACGTGACCTTCCTCAACAAGATCGAAGCGGCTCTCGAGACCGCCGACCGCTCCGCGGCAAATGGCAACTACAGCGAAATCGGCGAACTCAAACGTCGCTTGACCTGGAACCACTCGGGCGCGCTTCTGCACGATCTGTACTGGAACAACCTCGGCGGCGACGGCGATCCCTCCAAAGGACCCGACGTGCTGAAAGCCATCGAGGAGAACTTCGGTTCGTTCGACGCATGGAAGGCCGACTTCAAGGCGGCCGCTGTCGCTGCAAAATTGAGCGGCTGGGGCCTGCTCGTGTGGGATCAGCTCTACTCGGGCCGCCTCCTCAACGTGCTTGTCGACGAACATCAGTACGGCGCGATCTGGGGCGGCATTCCGCTCATCGCCTGTGACGTGTTCGAGCATGCGTATTATCACAAGGACGGCCCGGGCCGCGCAAAATACATCGACAATTTTCTCGCGAATCTGCACTGGGGCCGCATCAACGAGCAGTTCCTGAAATTCAAGACCAAGTAA